A single genomic interval of Deltaproteobacteria bacterium harbors:
- a CDS encoding ABC transporter ATP-binding protein — MLIDATELRRSYWTGATEVPALRGVDLAVERGEFLAIMGPSGSGKSTLLHLLGCLDRPSGGRYRLDGVAVEQIEDTELSRIRNRKIGFVFQAFNLISQHDVLENVELPLVYAGVARPLRRERSLAILREVGLERRGRHRPTELSGGEMQRVAIARALVVEPLLLFGDEPTGNLDSKTGEDIMKLFVDLNRRGTTIVLVTHDPDVAAYAQRTIHMRDGHIVSDSKQPPAAAAPGA, encoded by the coding sequence ATGCTGATCGACGCCACGGAGCTCCGCAGGAGCTACTGGACGGGCGCGACCGAGGTCCCAGCGCTGCGCGGCGTGGACCTCGCAGTGGAGCGGGGCGAGTTCCTCGCCATCATGGGACCGTCGGGGTCAGGCAAGTCGACGCTCCTCCACCTCCTCGGCTGCCTCGACCGGCCGAGCGGGGGCCGCTACCGCCTCGATGGCGTGGCCGTCGAGCAGATCGAGGACACCGAGCTCTCGCGCATCCGCAACCGGAAGATCGGCTTCGTCTTCCAGGCCTTCAACCTGATCTCGCAGCACGACGTCCTCGAGAACGTCGAGCTGCCGCTCGTGTACGCCGGGGTCGCGCGCCCCCTCCGGCGCGAGCGGAGCCTCGCCATCCTCCGCGAGGTCGGCCTCGAGAGGAGGGGGCGACATCGGCCGACGGAGCTCTCGGGCGGAGAGATGCAGCGCGTCGCCATCGCGCGCGCCCTCGTCGTCGAGCCGCTGCTCCTCTTCGGCGACGAGCCGACCGGGAACCTCGACAGCAAGACGGGCGAGGACATCATGAAGCTCTTCGTCGACCTGAACCGCCGGGGGACGACGATCGTGCTGGTGACGCACGATCCCGATGTGGCGGCCTACGCGCAGCGGACGATCCACATGCGCGACGGCCACATCGTGAGCGACTCGAAGCAGCCGCCCGCGGCGGCGGCGCCGGGGGCCTAG
- a CDS encoding adenylate/guanylate cyclase domain-containing protein, translating to MAHAPAAAGAGAGAAPGRRAVRGGGRRARRLPRRRGAPPDDRRRLGLGGPAPADEDAHAGGDREGARLRARRGRGAPPPGGRGAPAGRARRHPGQPGLAPARCARGPPAALRARDGALPAGRHPAAHARGRPGAQPGRGPRGGRHRGARQRRLPDERGDRRVLILAAALAAVVVALVLWLGHTRRTAAALEERLAAAAGSLESLQQAFARFAPAQVVEDIIAQGVSTRSEKKEVTVLFADLKDFTALAEHLDPDLLVRILNGYFERLSRAITNHRGHVAKFIGDGILALFGALEENPWQTNDAAHAALAMRAALADYNAALAADGLPALAMGVGIHRGTVVAGVIGSAELIEYGVIGSAVNLAARVQELTRAHAVDVLVTAAVRDALDPRFTLHALPPLEVKGLPAPVGTFAVDRFDAETRAQTPSTP from the coding sequence GTGGCGCATGCGCCCGCGGCCGCGGGCGCCGGAGCCGGCGCCGCACCCGGACGACGGGCCGTGCGCGGCGGTGGTCGCCGCGCTCGACGGCTCCCCCGCCGCCGGGGTGCTCCGCCGGACGATCGACGGCGCCTGGGCCTCGGCGGTCCTGCCCCGGCGGACGAAGACGCTCATGCTGGCGGTGATCGCGAGGGCGCTCGGCTGCGCGCACGGCGAGGGCGAGGCGCGCCGCCTCCTGGCGGCCGAGGGGCTCCCGCCGGCCGAGCTCGACGGCATCCTGGCCAACCTGGGCTCGCCCCGGCTCGATGCGCGCGAGGCCCGCCTGCTGCCCTTCGCGCGCGAGACGGTGCGCTACCAGCCGGCCGCCATCCAGCGGCGCACGCGCGAGGTCGCCCAGGGGCTCAGCCCGGAAGAGGTCCTCGAGGCGGTCGGCATCGCGGCGCTCGCCAACGCCGTCTGCCGGATGAGCGTGGTGATCGACGCGTGCTGATCCTCGCGGCGGCGCTGGCCGCCGTCGTGGTGGCGCTCGTCCTCTGGCTCGGCCACACGCGGCGGACGGCCGCGGCCCTGGAGGAGCGCCTGGCGGCCGCGGCGGGGAGCCTCGAGTCGCTGCAGCAGGCGTTCGCGCGCTTCGCGCCCGCCCAGGTGGTGGAGGACATCATCGCGCAGGGGGTGTCGACGCGCTCGGAGAAGAAGGAGGTGACGGTCCTGTTCGCCGACCTGAAGGACTTCACGGCCCTCGCCGAGCATCTCGATCCGGACCTCCTCGTGCGCATCCTGAACGGCTACTTCGAGCGCTTGAGCCGGGCGATCACCAATCACCGCGGCCACGTCGCAAAGTTCATCGGGGACGGCATCCTGGCACTCTTCGGGGCGCTCGAGGAAAACCCCTGGCAGACCAACGACGCCGCGCACGCCGCGCTCGCGATGCGGGCGGCGCTGGCCGACTACAACGCGGCGCTCGCCGCCGACGGCCTGCCGGCCCTCGCCATGGGCGTCGGCATCCATCGCGGCACGGTGGTCGCGGGGGTGATCGGCAGCGCCGAGCTGATCGAGTACGGCGTCATCGGCAGCGCCGTGAACCTGGCCGCGCGCGTCCAGGAGCTGACCCGGGCGCACGCCGTCGACGTCCTCGTCACCGCGGCGGTACGCGACGCGCTCGACCCGCGCTTCACCCTCCACGCCCTGCCGCCCCTCGAGGTGAAGGGGCTGCCCGCCCCGGTCGGCACCTTCGCCGTCGATCGCTTCGACGCCGAGACGCGCGCTCAGACGCCCTCGACCCCGTAG
- a CDS encoding FtsX-like permease family protein, with protein MRKLRTLLSTLGIVFGVAAVISMMSIGEGARREATEQIKLLGTNNIRVKRLELTGEMRAEAERRFSRGLTYDDALLVRDRLPGLLGVAPVKFLDQEARFGARQGVAQVVGTTPEYQDVTNFRVGQGRFLSPFDLRDSKRVCVLGSELKQDLFGYADALGAALTIGQSSCQVVGVMEPKLIREGRGAVIKLRNINRDVYLPITTALRRFPRTGDPAAIEEIAVRVADASQLSVTARAIRGIVGPQHRDVEDYEVMVPEELLAQAQRTQRIFNIVMGSIAGISLLVGGIGIMNIMLANVSERTREIGVRRAIGASKRDVLRQFLIETVLVCLAGGTIGTVIGFGMAKGITLYAGWATAFSLVSVLIAFGTAASVGLLFGLFPARQAAELHPVQALRFE; from the coding sequence GTGCGCAAGCTTCGCACCCTGCTCAGCACGCTCGGGATCGTATTCGGGGTGGCGGCGGTCATCTCCATGATGTCGATCGGCGAGGGCGCGCGGCGGGAGGCGACCGAGCAGATCAAGCTCCTCGGGACGAACAACATCCGCGTGAAACGGCTCGAGCTGACGGGCGAGATGCGAGCGGAGGCGGAGCGCCGCTTCTCGCGCGGCCTCACCTACGACGACGCGCTCCTCGTCCGGGACCGGCTGCCCGGCCTGCTAGGCGTCGCGCCCGTCAAGTTCCTGGACCAGGAGGCGCGCTTCGGGGCTCGCCAGGGCGTCGCCCAGGTCGTCGGCACGACCCCGGAGTATCAGGATGTGACGAACTTCCGGGTCGGCCAGGGGCGCTTCCTCTCGCCCTTCGACCTCCGGGACAGCAAGAGGGTCTGCGTGCTCGGTTCCGAGCTGAAGCAGGACCTGTTCGGCTATGCCGACGCGCTCGGGGCTGCGCTCACCATCGGTCAGAGCTCGTGCCAGGTGGTCGGCGTAATGGAGCCGAAGCTCATCCGCGAGGGCCGGGGGGCCGTCATCAAGCTACGGAACATCAACCGCGACGTCTACCTCCCGATCACGACCGCGCTCCGGCGCTTCCCGCGCACCGGCGACCCGGCGGCCATCGAGGAGATCGCGGTCCGCGTCGCCGACGCCTCCCAGCTCTCCGTGACCGCTCGCGCGATCCGGGGGATCGTCGGCCCGCAGCACCGCGACGTGGAGGACTACGAAGTGATGGTGCCCGAGGAGCTTCTCGCTCAGGCGCAGCGGACCCAGCGCATCTTCAACATCGTCATGGGGTCGATCGCGGGCATCTCGCTTCTCGTCGGCGGCATCGGCATCATGAACATCATGCTCGCGAACGTGTCGGAGCGAACGCGCGAGATCGGCGTGCGTCGCGCCATCGGCGCGTCGAAGCGTGACGTGCTGAGGCAGTTCCTCATCGAGACGGTGCTCGTCTGCCTCGCCGGGGGCACGATCGGCACCGTGATCGGCTTCGGGATGGCCAAGGGCATCACCCTCTACGCGGGGTGGGCTACGGCCTTCTCCCTCGTGAGCGTGCTCATCGCCTTCGGAACCGCCGCCTCGGTGGGGCTCCTCTTCGGGCTCTTCCCCGCTCGCCAGGCGGCCGAGCTGCACCCCGTGCAGGCGCTGCGCTTCGAATGA
- a CDS encoding efflux RND transporter periplasmic adaptor subunit, producing the protein MTRIGGRARSVIDEGIGRRLGLLFEAIGQRLRPLRERIEQPLRPVVEDIERRLRPLSEDIERRLRPVRERLADAGVVLRPRHWAAIAAALGVIAVYFSLGSGVQLKAEDLFEVWPGEFVAKITEPGELRALDSATISAAKDLTIIYLIPEGTYAKKGDVLARFDPGKYEMQLEEAKAARDVSEADLHKAETDLEAQRHRLQSEIARFETEVRFAQLDLDELKKRPLPSELTQAQMEVRRAQLAFDNAEAKRKLLPGLVEKGYITRETLEDAELKALEAKTTFQAAQFNLQRVKAGATRAELERATVRLEQAQFALEKAKRGMASQLESYEAGVEREKANIARAEQLIRTAETRLKVKEITAPKDGVVVYAKASENKGNDKIQLGMIPYEGQPILYLPDPSTIVADTEVNEVDISKVQVGGPAELKLDSLPGVTFRGTVLKIGSLARMKLTPAGTPSGVKVFDVTVKVDDKDERIRPGLSASVGIIVERRDHALSVPLSAVLARGGSQAVLVPYGRRIEERKVVLGPSNEHLVVVEEGLREGERVLVNPPPADRA; encoded by the coding sequence ATGACGCGCATCGGGGGCCGCGCGCGGTCGGTGATCGACGAGGGGATCGGGCGGCGGCTCGGGTTGCTCTTCGAAGCGATTGGGCAGCGGCTCCGGCCGCTGCGCGAAAGGATCGAGCAGCCACTCCGGCCGGTGGTCGAGGACATCGAGCGGCGGCTCCGGCCGCTGAGCGAGGACATCGAGCGCCGGCTCCGGCCGGTGCGCGAGCGGCTCGCGGACGCGGGGGTGGTGCTCCGCCCCCGCCACTGGGCGGCGATCGCGGCTGCCCTCGGGGTGATCGCGGTCTACTTCTCGCTCGGCTCGGGTGTGCAGCTGAAGGCCGAGGACCTCTTCGAGGTCTGGCCCGGGGAGTTCGTGGCCAAGATCACGGAGCCCGGGGAGCTGCGGGCGCTCGACTCGGCCACGATCAGCGCCGCGAAGGACCTCACGATAATCTACCTCATCCCCGAGGGAACGTACGCCAAGAAGGGCGACGTGCTCGCCCGCTTCGACCCGGGCAAGTACGAAATGCAGCTCGAGGAGGCGAAGGCCGCCCGCGACGTGTCGGAAGCCGATCTGCACAAGGCCGAGACGGACCTGGAGGCGCAGCGGCACCGGCTGCAGTCCGAAATCGCCCGCTTCGAGACGGAGGTCCGCTTCGCCCAGCTCGACCTGGACGAGCTCAAGAAGCGGCCGCTCCCGAGCGAGCTCACGCAGGCGCAGATGGAGGTGCGGCGGGCACAGCTCGCCTTCGATAACGCGGAGGCAAAGCGGAAGCTGCTCCCGGGGCTGGTCGAGAAGGGGTACATCACGCGGGAGACGCTCGAGGACGCCGAGCTGAAGGCCCTCGAGGCCAAGACGACGTTCCAGGCGGCGCAGTTCAACCTCCAGCGGGTGAAGGCCGGGGCCACCCGGGCCGAGCTCGAGCGGGCGACTGTCCGGCTCGAGCAGGCGCAGTTCGCCCTCGAGAAGGCCAAGCGCGGGATGGCTTCGCAGCTCGAGTCCTACGAGGCCGGCGTCGAGCGCGAGAAGGCCAACATCGCGCGCGCCGAGCAGCTCATCCGGACCGCCGAGACGAGGCTCAAGGTGAAGGAGATCACGGCCCCGAAGGACGGGGTCGTGGTCTACGCCAAGGCGAGTGAGAACAAGGGGAACGATAAGATACAGCTCGGCATGATCCCCTACGAGGGCCAGCCGATCCTTTACCTGCCGGACCCCTCGACCATCGTCGCAGACACGGAGGTGAACGAGGTCGACATCAGCAAGGTCCAGGTGGGCGGACCGGCCGAGCTCAAGCTCGACTCGCTCCCGGGAGTGACCTTCCGCGGCACGGTGCTGAAGATCGGGTCGCTCGCGAGGATGAAGCTGACCCCGGCGGGAACACCCTCCGGCGTCAAGGTCTTCGACGTGACCGTCAAGGTCGATGACAAGGACGAGCGGATCCGGCCGGGCCTCTCCGCGAGCGTCGGCATCATCGTCGAGCGCCGCGACCACGCGCTCTCGGTCCCGCTCTCCGCTGTCCTCGCGCGCGGCGGGAGCCAGGCGGTCCTGGTGCCGTACGGGAGGCGGATCGAGGAGCGCAAGGTCGTGCTCGGCCCGAGCAACGAGCACCTGGTGGTGGTGGAGGAGGGGCTGCGCGAGGGCGAGCGTGTGCTCGTGAATCCTCCGCCAGCCGACCGCGCCTGA